In Topomyia yanbarensis strain Yona2022 chromosome 2, ASM3024719v1, whole genome shotgun sequence, one DNA window encodes the following:
- the LOC131686054 gene encoding uncharacterized protein LOC131686054 has product MSSNNYAIVQTTENDDVLLSVVPSRWVLKNGWSKDLPGLGTDLCYWPNGVAGYRLLEKAKKDPQIPPDVNVLSAYRCKIKRNNFASYAEAFRELQIMEIHSDTDEYEPRKKLKKSSTAAELFKQIQTKPSSSCSNTATDFADDTRDGHTDNTANPDDSFLEPCPNDIVMTSRSLSLSETTSHESGSKTPMIQSTDTDESTMRQLIISLHNKIDKNAKQIESLKQSHIRYGALLSQVNAKLDVIATKIPSEFVHVKTESYESKKIPLTPVKSLDDMESLEKQSKNNQFVQSVVQFLGSMHGKHRYAREGATVCLQVINYFFEREFLMKCSWSGISRNKKDNENIISKIPFHKFGGVIDLFHKVVLFSDPSFSKVQCEQFLHRCLRNAKQRYEDIKGIRATASRRRCKRNEPESNQAIQQGIEEEAEVILEEYLIEAESASTNKHHQTKRLKMWEVFCRSTHNCLLYIGNPIEHGTIMCIAAVLSINTIEKV; this is encoded by the exons ATGAGCTCGAATAATTATGCTATTGTGCAGACGACGGAAAATGACGATGTTTTGCTTTCTGTGGTTCCTTCACGTTGGGTACTGAAAAATGGTTGGAGCAAGGATCTGCCGGGACTTGGCACGGATCTATGCTACTGGCCAAATGGTGTAGCTGGTTACCGGCTGCTTGAAAAAGCAAAAAAGGATCCACAAATTCCACCGGATGTAAACGTACTGAGTGCATATCGGTGCAAAATCAAACGAAACAATTTTGCTAGTTACGCTGAG GCGTTTCGCGAGCTGCAAATTATGGAAATTCATTCGGATACCGATGAATACGAGCCAAGAAAGAAACTGAAGAAATCATCAACTGCTGCGGAGCTTTTCAAACAAATCCAAACGAAACCAAGCTCATCGTGTTCAAATACGGCTACTGATTTTGCCGATGATACAAGGGACGGTCATACTGACAACACAGCTAATCCGGATGATTCGTTTTTGGAGCCTTGTCCAAACGATATTGTGATGACGTCACGTTCGCTATCTCTAAGTGAAACAACATCTCATGAGTCTGGATCGAAGACACCAATGATTCAGAGCACAGATACCGATGAATCAACCATGCGTCAACTTATAATTTCACTGCACAATAAAATAGACAAGAACGCCAAGCAAATAGAATCTCTCAAGCAATCGCACATTAGGTATGGTGCTTTGCTCTCTCAAGTTAACGCTAAACTAGATGTTATTGCTACCAAAATACCGTCAGAGTTTGTGCATGTGAAAACAGAGAGTTATGAATCCAAAAAGATTCCATTAACCCCGGTCAAATCTCTGGATGACATGGAATCTCTGGAGAAACAGTCGAAAAATAACCAATTCGTACAATCTGTTGTTCAGTTTCTTGGTTCAATGCACGGAAAACACAGATATGCTCGTGAAGGTGCAACTGTTTGTTTGcaagtaatcaattacttctTTGAGCGTGAATTCTTGATGAAATGTTCTTGGAGTGGAATAAGCCGGAATAAGAAGGATAATGAAAACATCATTTCCAAAAtaccttttcataagtttggTGGGGTTATTGATCTGTTCCACAAGGTTGTACTTTTCTCCGATCCTTCTTTCTCTAAAGTGCAATGCGAACAGTTCCTACATCGCTGCTTAAGGAATGCAAAGCAACGCTACGAGGACATCAAGGGTATTAGAGCTACTGCTTCTAGAAGACGATGCAAGCGAAATGAACCTGAATCAAACCAAGCGATTCAACAAGGCATCGAAGAAGAAGCAGAAGTTATTTTAGAAGAATATCTTATTGAGGCGGAATCAGCATCAACAAACAAGCATCACCAAACCAAACGGTTGAAGATGTGGGAGGTgttctgccgttctacgcataattgtctttTGTATATAGGCAATcctatagaacatgggacaattatgtgtATAGCGGCAGTGTTATCGATAAACACTATTGAAAAAGTATAA